The Primulina huaijiensis isolate GDHJ02 chromosome 9, ASM1229523v2, whole genome shotgun sequence genomic interval CGCGATAGTTAATTGGAGGCAATTATTAAGAtttcaatgaaaataaataatttccgTTACTTTTTCCtcgattaattaaattttccttacatattttaatttatttttgctgCTAAAATTTCTAAATCATTTGTTCCACTTTccttacatattttaatttatttttgctgCTAAAATTTCTAAATCATTTGTTCCACTTTCTTGTTCCATCCTTAATTGATGACGTTAGTGTCTTTTTTTAAGGCGATGCGTGTTCATacagtttaaataattatctaaatataataattttagttattttcaaattaatgatttattcttaatatatacatttaaaaatataggtGAAGATAtgattgaaattaaaataattaaattttaaataaaatttcaccaATAAATTACAAATTAGTTAGTAGATACAAGTCTCAACTTTAATATATagtatgaatatgaatatagaTATGTCAAACATGCAGGCAATTATTAATTTGATCCTCATAAATTCCAATTCCCAGAGCTCTATTCTAAACAGCcaaatttcatgattttggtATTTAATCTGGtaataattttgtaaaaagAAGAACGATGGAATTCTTACATTATCCATCCATAAATTAATTGTAATGCCTGAAAGCTTATTACggtaatttgaaattaattagcGATACATTGATGTAATTATGAAGGATTGCTCCGAGATTTGAGTTGAGTTTCATGTGATAGCATGTTGTGAGGAAGTGTGGTGCGATACCAGAATttcgggcgcatatgcgccgaggataggcgcgcatatgcgcaaagtGATGAATTGCATGAGTTCGCGGACAGAGAactcggcgcacatgcgcggtgaagggcgcgcatatgcgcgagggagGCAGTAGCCAacatgttgggtccagagaagttggcgcatatgcgctacGTGAGGCGTGCACATGCGCGGGATGTCCAGTAGCCCCCGATTTGAGACAAAACactcggcgcacatgcgcgggatgaagtcgcgcatatgcgcgagaggccATGAAGACCATTCgtgagaccagtaggtctcgcgcatatgcgccaagataggtcgcgcatatgcgcgagacgtgttgcttGAAAAGTGAAGACACGTACTTTACCATGCatgggatatatatatatatatatatttcgttTATTCCCTTCACCTCTTCAAGGGAAAACCGAGAGCTTGCCAGGGGaattttcaagttttctttatatattaaattagtgGTTTTGAAGAATCTGTTGATCAGATTTTAATCCGGATACAGTTCTGTGATCTTCGCAGCGACAGCTACAACTGAACGTAAGTTtcattgagttctgttatcattcgaAATTGTGATATTACaggaattatgatttgattgatatatgatgttcttgatttactagacatcgtagaatcgaagtcagatcgaagaacaaatTGTTTATGGAATTGTTAGGAATTTCTGATTTTATTGATTTGAAATCGGACAGATTGGAGTTatagattgattatgagttgtatcAGATATGGGTAATGGATTGTAATTGATAGttgttgatattatattgaggggAATATCGGGATTGttccgttatgccgttgatttgagtTATATCCAGATTAATCAGATTTAGTGTTGAATTGCgaatgaaatattgatattcTGATTGttgatatatcgtttcagatttacggagacagtcttgagttcagaacttcaattgttttagaccgagactacaaacgaaaggtataagtcaatgtgNACCGCGATAGTTAATTGGAGGCAATTATTAAGGtttcaatgaaaataaataatttccgTTACTTTTTCCtcgattaattaaattttccttacatattttaatttatttttgctgCTAAAATTTCTAAATCATTTGTTCCACTTTccttacatattttaatttatttttgctgCTAAAATTTCTAAATCATTTGTTCCACTTTCTTGTTCCATCCTTAATTGATGACGTTAGTGTCTTTTTTTAAGGCGATGCGTGTTCATacagtttaaataattatctaaatataataattttagttattttcaaattaatgatttattcttaatatatacatttaaaaatataggtGAAGATAtgattgaaattaaaataattaaattttaaataaaatttcaccaATAAATTACAAATTAGTTAGTAGATACAAGTCTCAACTTTAATATATagtatgaatatgaatatagaTATGTCAAACATGCAGGCAATTATTAATTTGATCCTCATAAATTCCAATTCCCAGAGCTCTATTCTAAACAGCcaaatttcatgattttggtATTTAATCTGGtaataattttgtaaaaagAAGAACGATGGAATTCTTACATTATCCATCCATAAATTAATGAAGTTGTATGTTGTAAAAGATTTAATCTGTATATCTTTGCCATAAATTTCGGTATTATATTTTAACATTAATTATCTTTAGCTTACCTTACTAATAAATTCTCTTATTATTGCAAGATAACCCTTAATTGAattgcaaaaatttgtgtgagacggtctcactggtcgttttttgtgagactgatatcttatttgagttattcattaaaaattattactttttatattaagagtattactttttattgtgaatatcggtagggttggcctgtcttacagataaagattggtgagatcgtttcacaagagacctattctatTTGCTTTACCCAATACATCGAGTACATTCATTGTGAGGAGAAACAACGTGTtaaaaatactttttaatttttttgtaaaaaaataaattgtttaattacaaaaattgtTCTATAAAACATTTAAGGCAAGTGTTTTTTTTAGAAGTTATAATTTCTGGATTTTGGTTTTGGCTTATAGttctatttaaaataaaactaaaaacaCTTTTCAACATTTTATCTAAACATTAAAAtcgtttgttttttttatataataaaaacactttaaaaaactgaatttatttaaatattttttaaattataatttttatatccaAACTCGTTCACAATATGGCAAAATTTTGGAAtcacataatattaaattttaattttttaattaaattttatagctCTTGAAATAAGAATTACGGCACTACACAATattcaacaaaaaattaaattttatagctCTTGAAATAAGAATTACGGCACTACACAATATTCAACTAATGATGACAATTTTTCCTCCAGAGAAAACCCAAAATGAGAGGTTTGGCGATTTTGAATCTCCGAAATAGTTCGAGACATATACGAAAATACTATCTTCATCTTCGAATTCGTCACTGtctcattattatttttgaagcgAGAAAGAGAATGAAGCTATGATTCCTCTGAACTCAAAAAAAAATGGGTATAAAGACGAGAATGACGATCGCAAACCCGTCCCGTTCtgcacattttaaaaaaaagtccaCGTTATATACATGGTGTTTCGAGGTTTTGGGTTAGCGGCAATCAATTATTGAAAAATTTCCTGCATTATTACATGTTGAGTTTGTCAAGGCAAGAAAAAGATGTGTGCAGAGTAATTTACTCTTCAGACCCCACACCGTCAATCAGACTTCTCAATTTTTAAAGCAACTTCTCAAAACTAAAGTGGAATTTTTCATTTTGCATCCTTCACTACCTTAAATTTTGCCAAACCAACCATGGAATAAATAAACCATCATCACATGACAAAACCTgtaaattcattttatttgaCATGACTGGTCTTACGTTGTGGCTTATTTTTGCTCGAGAGATTGATTCTAGGGATGAGTTTATAATGACATCAATCTTGAATTCAAACATAGTTTTGAACAAGAGAGGCAAATCGATATAGGAGTTCGTGGGCATAGATCACATAAACATGACAAAAACttcattaatgattttttttttctgaaaaataatgTGTTACATAGATGCTCCATTAGATCTCTTGAATACGTCAAGTGAACACCCCCtaacatatatacacacacaaaaccATGAATGTGTCTATACAAGGAAGGAGCTTTTTTTCTAGAAACATTACGATCAAAACTAGttgcaaatttattttcaaaagaacTAGATACATTTGCAGATAATTCAAATAGAAGGCCAAGGAAAGTTGCAAGGTGATATCAGCTGGGGAGTTTTTGGCTCCTTTTCTGTGAACTACTACTCCTGGCAAGTGCACAACAAATTTCGCGTTTTCTCTTGTTGTTGTTCTGATTGTTCTCATTTTTTATCTCGTTTTTCACTCCAGTGCTTGGCGAACTCTTCGGTTGTGTTTGTAGCCTATCTTTCACAAACAACTTTAACTTCCACAAAGTCAATTCACTCTGCACATGCGAACATATATAAGAGGTTCAAAAACTAGCACCGCGTAAAGATCTTAGGATATGAAATGGGACTAATAGGATCATGAAAAATGATTTAAGAAATTCTGAAAAACCTGAGCGTTAATGTCAACTTCCACAGTTTCCCCAATCGCTTGGAAGTTGGGATCGTTCTGGGCAACAATTTCGAGAGCCTTGTTGATGTCCTCAGGAGATAATCGGGCAATAGCAGTCCCTAATCTTTTCTTCTCTTCTGTTGACATCTTTCTACAATAAGCacataaaatttcatttataataTTAAAGAACTTGTATACTAGGACACTCACGAGAATATGTGGACATAGGAGTGTCATCTAATTTATTTTCAGTGAATCAATTCGACCATTTTTGGAAATATTCTCCACACACTCACGAGCTCCGTTAGTGTATGCTTTGTTTTAGATACGATATAACCAAAAATATTTGTAACAGTGttaagaaaacaaacaaaacaagaaaacacTGCATACCTAGTACCACATAAACAATCAATCCACGGAAAAAGTAATTTCTTCCAGAGGAACATACCTGCACTTCTGTAGAACCGTGTCTCTGAGTTCTTCCAGATGCATGTCAACCTCATCCAGCTGGAAAGATGAATACAGTTCGTTCAAAGAATTTTATCATCTCTCTTACAAAGAACAACATAAAGGATAAGACCATCATAAGATAAAATCTAGTCTAGCACCCCAACAAGCCTGTcgctcatttttttcttttgaagagATGAGGAAAAGTAACTTGTTTCCGATTACCAAACGGGATTTCAATTCACTTACCTCGAAACTTAAATCTCTTGCCATTTTGGCATGTGCAGCCTCTTGGGCAAGCTGGATATCCAGTTGCATATCTGCTTCTTCATCTTTTAGTCTATTTTCCTATGATTATATAGCTCCAAAATCAAACACTATTCTGAAATGAATTGTACAACCTAGCATGAACTACTATCCAAATGTCACCAATCCCGCGAAAAGATAACGGGctagatattaaattttgaagttAAGGTTACAAAAGACAACAGTTACATTTTATGCATAGGGATCATGCAACAAATGAAGAAAAAACTACTACCTCTTCATCAACCTTTGGCAAAAGTTGCAGCCATTTGGTCTCAAACTTGTCCAACAAAGTTTTTGCCATGACATGGACATCGTCCCTTTCCTCGTTATACTTAATAGCATTCTTAAATATCAACCTTACATCTGCACATAGCTCTCGAACATTTTTATATCCAGTTCCATCCTTGGCCTCCATTTTACTTTTGATAGTACTAAAATCCATCGGCTTCTCAATGACCTAACATACAGCTTCAAACACCAAACATAAGGAAAACAAAAGCAGAGGGTCGTAACGAACATGCTGAAATAAGAAAATCGATAGATATAAAGCTGAATGAGTTAACATAATTGTATTCTATGCCAAACTTTTAAGACTGGAACAATACCAAAGCTTATAAGCCGAATCAGGTGAGTATACACATGTTGACCAAAGTTTGGAGTACCATTAGTACAAATACGAATCCTTGAATCACACAATTTTTCTTCATCGAGATAGATAAAGGATCTAAATGGCAATTagtaaaatttacattttgtgTCACAACCTTTCCTTATTTGTAGAAAGGATCACGTGATTACAAATCCAAGTTCATCTATGGGGCTCAATGAACATAAGCAAAGGTATTctgttaataaaatttaaatagtcGACAAGATGCAATTTAGTTTTTGTTTGTCTTAAGATGAAAAAATCTTATGGCTATTTTTGAGAACTGTAAGACGTTCCCAATTTATTTGTTCATGTTTAAGGACTCTCTTGCTTTTTAGCATGCAGACTTAAATGATGTCACCAAATGCATCTTACAAGAAATGTAACTTATATAATTAATCATTCAAATAAAATGGGAGTGtgataaaataacttaaatcaTTCAAATAAAATGGGACCGTGATAAAATAAGATTAGACCCCTAAACAGCGCCAGAAAATCTCTAATCTCTTGGAGCTTATAAGATGTTAAAATTATGCCTAGTGAGTGTGAGAGGGTAGGGGTAGGGAGAGATTTACACTACTTGTGGACTGTCTGTGACACAATGTGCAGAAAGACAACTGATAGAATTACACAGATTTACCTGATAGTAGTCATGTAGACCAAGACCTACAACATCCACGGGCTGCATAAACGGTCCTGCCCATTTATGCTGAGTTATCTGTAAAGCCAATTCAATTCAAAACAGATCTTAAAAAGACTTAATTACTTGATATGAAGTAACAATATTGGGCAGACTGCGAAGTCATGGAAATATCAACTGCTTTAAGTGAATTTATATTTCCAAATATACCCTTAGAAAGTAGAAGAAATGATGTGCGGATGCCTAGTAGAGTTAAAAGCATATGGAAAAGAAGGCTAGACTATATATTGAAAAGTTATAAGGACAAGTTCTAAGAGTTGCGGAAACaaacaaatcataaaatatgaagcacaacaaaatgaaattaaagTCGCAAAATTTAGGTACAAAGTGTGCTACATTataaatttcagtttttcttaaaatcacTTCATACGGCtgacaaaatattttcttccacaatgcTAAGCAAAAAATTATCCATGACAAGTCTAGTAGTAAGGGGTTCAGTACAAACAAGAGAACAAAAGTCAATGCTAACCTCAGAAGTTGTTTCCCATTATTTAAACAATGACAATCCAAGGAAACAATGAAAAATGCCAATCTTGTTAAGTGAAAATTTTCACAAATATTGCACAAATAGATAAGGCACAAGACGTGGGTAATCTAACAAGCGCATCGAATTAATAAGTGGTGACCGGAGGGCAATCTAACAAGTGCATCTATTAATAAGTGGTGACCGGTGAAACAACAAGAGGAACAAAATCATGATTTATGAGATGGTGTGAGCTCCTCAAACATTATTAacaattaacaaaataattatcaaatgaaTTGAATTTCTCCTCTAACAGAATCATGGTCGACAGCAACAATGCAATatagcaaattttaaaataaagtggATCCCTATTTCTCAATAATATTCCATGATAACTGCtcaaattaagaaatatttggTCCATTGCACTTTCATTCTAATGCAATGCTAACcattgaaaaagtaaaaaatcgCAACAATTATGCAACTTTGCACCAGTGCCTTCCGCACTCATTCTTTTCTCCTAACTAAGCAATTTCCTCCTCATTATATCTCTAAACTCACCATCTCATCAACTGTTACTCCTTTATTTTATATGTCATCTTATCATTTTTGTACCTTCCTCCCACTTTCACCAGGAAAACATTGCTTCACTGCTCCTGTTCAAATTTTTCCTTCCACCAACTTTAAGACATATGAAGGAATAACAACCACCAAAGTGTGGTTTGTAGATGTGCTAGCTGTCTCTGACAAGAAAAACAGTTCAGTTCTTTGTAGTGACCCAGAGTACAATTACAAACCATTTACATTACCTGGCGGATTATAGTTCCTAACTGGCGCATAAGATCTTGCATTCTCTTTGCGGCAGCTACTTCCCTATTAGCTACATCTTGTTGCCTCTTCTTCAAATTCACTAACGACTTCTCTCTATCTTTTTCTTTCACAATGGAGTTATCTCTTGGCGTGTTCGACTGCTTGGTATTTGAACTAGAGTAAAATCGTTCGACATCATTCAGTTTTTGCTCTAGCTGTTAATAAAAAGAAGTATTACTTAGACATTGCAACTATAGTTATCAAAATCAATTGCGAGAACGATAAAAAAATACTTCTTGATTTGAAAAACAATTTGATGCATTGTTGGTATAAAAACAAAATGCCCAAAAATGTTAGCAGATATAAACTACCTGAACGGTGATGATCTTAAAACAATAATGTTTACAATGCAACATGTCAAGATTAAAATggattaacttaaaataaataatcaattttaactaaaattcgaaaaaaaaagTAACTCATGTACACCTTCAGAAAAAAAGTATAGCATGATGAAAGGAGTGATATATCAGTAAATAATAAGAAAACAATTAAAACACTATGTTTCCCAGAATTCTTACATCATCGACTTCCACACAAATTTCATCCACACGTCGATTTAAGCTCTCAACTTCGATATTTACTTGTGAACCAACAACGAGTGTGTCATGAACCAGCCCATGCTCTGCATCCATCAGCTGCCAAAAAGATTGGTTATATGAACACTCCTATAACAAGTTTTAATTCATTCAAGATCAAAAAAATTAGAAGGACCTAAAAGATTATCCTCGTTGCCCAGGAACACATAGTAAACAAACCTAAGAAATATCAGGAAACAATCCCAAATAAATCGATCCCTTCAAAGTAAAAACACAGTGATAAAACTAGAGCTTTACACTACTTTAGAGGGAAATTAAAGAAAACATTGAATAAAAAATTCCAACTAAACAAGAAATTATTGTATACGAAGGTCTCAATTTTTTGTAGCGATCCGTCCCAAAAAGCTTACCTTGGGTTTCGCAGGTGGAGATGAGCAGAAGCAGGAATTTGACTGACGCGTGACGTACGATGATTATAATTAGTAGaaatgccaactttttaaaa includes:
- the LOC140984493 gene encoding transcription factor GTE6-like, giving the protein MDAEHGLVHDTLVVGSQVNIEVESLNRRVDEICVEVDDLEQKLNDVERFYSSSNTKQSNTPRDNSIVKEKDREKSLVNLKKRQQDVANREVAAAKRMQDLMRQLGTIIRQITQHKWAGPFMQPVDVVGLGLHDYYQVIEKPMDFSTIKSKMEAKDGTGYKNVRELCADVRLIFKNAIKYNEERDDVHVMAKTLLDKFETKWLQLLPKVDEEENRLKDEEADMQLDIQLAQEAAHAKMARDLSFELDEVDMHLEELRDTVLQKCRKMSTEEKKRLGTAIARLSPEDINKALEIVAQNDPNFQAIGETVEVDINAQSELTLWKLKLFVKDRLQTQPKSSPSTGVKNEIKNENNQNNNKRKREICCALARSSSSQKRSQKLPS